The nucleotide window AAGAAGAAAAAAGTTACTCGGAAGAATATGCCTGTGGGGCAGACTTTCTAAAAGAAAAAAGTTTAAAATAAAAATTATTATTTATGGTAGATATATTTATTTTTATGGCTCTTCCCTACACTGCATTGCTGATTATGATAATTGGTTCAGTGTTCATGTACAGGTTACAAGCGTTTAAAATATCCGCATTATCAACCCAGTTACTTGAGAATAAACAATTATATTTTGGCTCACAATTTATGCACTGGGGAATTATTTCATTATTCATCGGACATTTATTAGGATTCCTTATTCCACAAACAATCATTTCGTGGAATAATCAACCCTTAAGGTTATTTATCCTGGAAGGAACAGCACTTATTTTTGGTATAATGTTTTTTACCGGTTTAAGTATTTTAATTTATCGCAGAATAAAAAACAAAAAGCTACATGCTTTAACATCTGACATGGATTTTATAGTGTACGCTGTGTTACTAACACAGGCAATTTCAGGAATATGGATTGCGGTAGTACTTCCATGGGGATCATCATGGTTTGCATCTGTGTTAACACCATATATAAAATCATTATTTGTTCTACAACCCGACATAGCAGCTGTTTCTGCAATGCCATTAGTTGTTAAGATACATATTTCAACAGCATTTATTTTAATAGGCTTAATACCATTCAGCAGGTTTATGCATTTTCTTGTTTTCCCTTTTCAATATGTATTCAGGGCATATCAAGTTGTTATCTGGAACAGAAACAAATCTACCATAAGAAATTCAACCGCAATAAATCCAGAGATAAAAGCAAAAAATAATTAAAATATTTTACATAACAATGGAAACAACAGTAAGTGGAAAATCCCATAGAATGTTATTTTTTAACACGCTTGCATTTACTATATGCTTTGCTGTATGGACTTTTAACGGAGTAATGATTACTTTTCTTGTTGACAATGGAGTCTATAATTTTTCTTCCATTCAAATTGGATGGCTATTAGGAATTCCAATTCTAACAGGATCTATATTCAGATTACCACTTGGAATGTTAACTGATAAATACGGTGGTAAATGGATCTTTTTAGGTCTTTTACTTTTCTGCGCTATACCCATGTATATGTTTTCAATGGCTGACAGTTTTACCGAATTTGTTTTATGTAGTTTAGGATTTGGTATGGCAGGTACAGGGTTTGCAATTGGAATTGCAAATACCTCGGTTTGGTATCCTAAAGAATGGCAGGGAAGAGCGCTTGGAATATTTGGTGTTGGCAATGCCGGTGCTGCATTAACAACGTTACTTGCTCCAACTATTTTAAATAAATTAACAAATGGTAATGCAATTGAAAACTGGAGAATATTACCACAAATTTATGCCATATCACTAATTATTATGGCCATTCTTTTCTTCTTTTTCACAGAAAACAAAAAACACTCTATACAGGGAAGATCAATGAAACAACTTTTACAACCCTTAAAGAGTGTCAGAGTCTGGCGTTTTGGGCTTTATTATTTCCTTGTTTTTGGGTTCTTTGTAGCAATTTCTCAATGGCTTGTTCCTTATTTTGTAAATGTTTATGCAGCATCACTTGTAACTGCAGGATTACTTGCTTCAATTTTCAGTTTACCTTCAGGTATTATTCGCGCTTTAGGTGGATGGTTATCAGATAAATTTGGAGGAAGAGCAGTAATGAAATGGGTATTTATTATTTCTGTTGTTACGGCTTTATTTCTAAGTATTCCTAGAATGGAAATTTTCTCACCTGGCAAATCAGTCATGGCTGCAAAAAAAGGTAAAATAACCTTCGTCTCAGACAAGCTGATTAAAGTTGACAATAAAGAATACCCAGTAATAGAAAGAATTAACAAAACAGAAAACACAAATGATGATGCTGTTTTGATTTTACCAACAAAACAGGTTTGGCAGGTTCCTTCTGTAAAAGTAGGAGATACAGTTGTAAAAAAACAAATTCTAGCTAAAGGAGAAACAAAGATCTATTTTCAGGCAAATATGTGGGTATTTGTAGTACTTGTTTTTATCATCGGAATTGTTTGGGGTATTGGCAAAGCCGGTGTATATAAATTAATTCCAGATTATTTCCCCAATGAAATTGGGGTTGTAGGTGGAATGGTCGGTGTTATTGGTGGATTAGGTGGCTTCTTTGGTCCGATTATTTTTGGCTATTTATTAGAATGGTCGGGGCTTTGGACTAGTTGCTGGATATTTTTATTAATCCTTTCGGTTATCTGCCTTTGGTGGATGAATAAAGTTGTAAAAAGATTAACACATAACGCAGCCCCTGAAGTAGCAAACGATTTCGAACATAAATAAATTAATAACAAATTACAACATGGCAACTTGGATAAAAAAATGGGAACCAGAGAATCATGAATTCTGGAAAAATGAAGGAAGCAAAATGGCTTGGAAGGTTCTTACAGTAACTACCTTATCCCTTATTCTTTCTTTCGGAACATGGTTTATGATGAGTGCAATTGCAACCAAGTTACCAGGTATAGGATTTAAATTTGACAAAGACCAGTTATTCTGGTTAGCAGCTATGCCGGGATTAGCAGCAGGAATATTACGTATAATACACACATTTATTCTTCCCATTTATGGTTCACGACACGTTATTAGCATAGCAACAATAATCAAACT belongs to Bacteroidia bacterium and includes:
- the narI gene encoding respiratory nitrate reductase subunit gamma, with the translated sequence MVDIFIFMALPYTALLIMIIGSVFMYRLQAFKISALSTQLLENKQLYFGSQFMHWGIISLFIGHLLGFLIPQTIISWNNQPLRLFILEGTALIFGIMFFTGLSILIYRRIKNKKLHALTSDMDFIVYAVLLTQAISGIWIAVVLPWGSSWFASVLTPYIKSLFVLQPDIAAVSAMPLVVKIHISTAFILIGLIPFSRFMHFLVFPFQYVFRAYQVVIWNRNKSTIRNSTAINPEIKAKNN
- a CDS encoding NarK/NasA family nitrate transporter, whose product is METTVSGKSHRMLFFNTLAFTICFAVWTFNGVMITFLVDNGVYNFSSIQIGWLLGIPILTGSIFRLPLGMLTDKYGGKWIFLGLLLFCAIPMYMFSMADSFTEFVLCSLGFGMAGTGFAIGIANTSVWYPKEWQGRALGIFGVGNAGAALTTLLAPTILNKLTNGNAIENWRILPQIYAISLIIMAILFFFFTENKKHSIQGRSMKQLLQPLKSVRVWRFGLYYFLVFGFFVAISQWLVPYFVNVYAASLVTAGLLASIFSLPSGIIRALGGWLSDKFGGRAVMKWVFIISVVTALFLSIPRMEIFSPGKSVMAAKKGKITFVSDKLIKVDNKEYPVIERINKTENTNDDAVLILPTKQVWQVPSVKVGDTVVKKQILAKGETKIYFQANMWVFVVLVFIIGIVWGIGKAGVYKLIPDYFPNEIGVVGGMVGVIGGLGGFFGPIIFGYLLEWSGLWTSCWIFLLILSVICLWWMNKVVKRLTHNAAPEVANDFEHK